A genomic region of Cannabis sativa cultivar Pink pepper isolate KNU-18-1 chromosome 1, ASM2916894v1, whole genome shotgun sequence contains the following coding sequences:
- the LOC133030808 gene encoding PHD finger protein ALFIN-LIKE 2-like produces MASAISSRPRTVEDIFKDYTARRSALIRALTSDVDAFYALCDPEKDNLCFYGHPNETWEVGLPAEEVPPELPEPALGINFARDGMKRKDWLSLVAVHTDSWLLSVAFYFGARLNRNERKRLFSLINDLPTLFEVVTGRKASKDKPSLDSGSKSRNSTKRSNDRQIKSNSKLLDEEEDEHGDTLCGSCGSNYNGDEFWIGCDICERWFHGKCVKITPAKAESIKEYKCPYCSTKKTKQ; encoded by the exons ATGGCTTCCGCCATTTCTTCCAGACCTCGCACTGTTGAAGACATCTTCAAAGACTACACGGCTCGTCGTTCCGCTCTTATTCGCGCTCTCACTTCTG ATGTGGATGCATTCTATGCCCTCTGTGATCCAG AGAAAGATAATCTGTGCTTTTATGGACACCCAAATGAGACGTGGGAAGTTGGTCTTCCAGCTGAGGAGGTTCCTCCTGAGCTTCCTGAGCCGGCATTGGGCATAAATTTTGCCAGAGATGGGATGAAACGTAAAGACTGGCTCTCCTTGGTTGCAGTTCATACTGATTCTTGGTTGCTCTCGGTGGCTTTCTATTTCGGTGCTCGCCTTAATCGCAATGAAAG GAAGCGCCTATTCAGCTTAATAAATGATCTGCCCACACTATTTGAAGTCGTAACAGGAAGAAAGGCGTCCAAGGATAAGCCTAGTTTAGATAGTGGAAGCAAGTCCAGAAACAGTACGAAG AGATCAAACGACAGACAAATCAAGAGCAATTCTAAGTTGCTTGATGAGGAAGAGGATGAGCATGGAGACACCCTATGTGGAAGCTGTGGTTCAAATTACAATGGTGATGAGTTTTGGATTGGCTGCGACATCTGCGAAAGGTGGTTCCATGGAAAATGCGTGAAGATCACCCCAGCTAAGGCAGAAAGTATTAAGGAGTACAAATGCCCATATTGCAGCACAAAGAAAACCAAGCAGTAG